A DNA window from Mariprofundus aestuarium contains the following coding sequences:
- the smc gene encoding chromosome segregation protein SMC encodes MRLKRIELAGFKSFVDPTKIDLDRGITAIVGPNGCGKSNIVDALRWVLGEHSAKHLRGGVMDDLIFQGSDTRSPVAVCDVELTFSIEKGSLASPYHELNEISIRRRLTRDGGSDGFINGKMVRMKDIVDLFLDTGISTRAYAIVEQGSIARMVTAKPEERRVIFEEAAGVMKYRSRRKEASRRMKDTQQNLDRVLDLLEEVRSQCRSLKQQASRAERFKKLQDEYTHLQSVSLGLRYQNLKEGFKAIEQRLKQARSSEAVASRQLSASEKLVSERREQVVSHEGEAQALQDQLREAERLRADLQQQAERIAGERRLFTERKAALNSRIEEANQYRDRVDEELEMAEQRLADQDDSELQSLKALATTSVEQAQLNFQQQGLQRDGCLSEYERLRHSGEQARQQRDKAEAALARLSERETRFANQLTEIEAQIRSNAKAVGEAEQLLTISEQAYRSAEAQVTAAQDALDRSRSGREMASKALANQEAVVRELKGAVQELRGRTKNQDVPDDLRDSLRARGAVWVDESLNVPEGLEAAVAAALRGRSADARIPVNPDIESWKGMFGRVAGAPVALFAGNASKVVSAQSLADAIGVKSNHPLYDLFAPIGLVDEITQGFGRSECCVSRDGWRFEPGGWLVPPAGNRTAHRLATQRKLRDAESELAEAEAVMLAVSETFSEAESRLEQQQKSWQQAHIEVTRTEGEWHKGQAELARSKSELISLNERQQRLQSDIKEATGESNHWQQQLDQAGGVDQAALDLARHKLDEQNDAVARSEHSLNQARTGLAQAEQSLALFAQAQGNLQRECERLRQERSRLSSQMETDTVRLRQADAELAKVRAHSDLDQQLAAAAGQVEKMHQAMNEIRQKGHELQQSQHEAERSERQARQQLQLAAEQRQSIELSEAQDATRLQDIEEEIASRCQFSAAELLKRIEAMDDLGDTDLILARSHELGDRLERFGPVNLLAIDEFEQASERELFLSDQAADLEASLMTLNDTITRIDRTTRQRFLEVFEQTNAYFKQTFPQLFGGGRAELRLDSDDVLTAGVEVIAQPPGKRLQDVTLLSGGEKALTAVALVFSIFKIKPAPFCVLDEVDAPLDDANVGRFGEMVRELSDRVQFLSISHNKITMQQADRLIGVSMPEPGVSKIVAVDMASVSP; translated from the coding sequence ATGCGGCTGAAGCGAATAGAGCTGGCTGGCTTCAAATCATTTGTTGATCCGACAAAGATCGACCTCGATCGTGGCATAACCGCCATCGTCGGCCCTAACGGGTGTGGTAAATCAAACATCGTTGATGCGCTGCGCTGGGTGCTGGGTGAACACTCGGCCAAACATCTACGTGGCGGTGTCATGGATGACCTTATCTTTCAGGGGTCCGATACACGTTCGCCAGTAGCAGTCTGCGATGTGGAACTCACCTTTTCTATTGAAAAAGGTTCGCTGGCCAGTCCTTACCATGAGTTGAATGAGATCAGTATCCGTCGCCGCCTGACACGTGATGGCGGCTCTGATGGTTTTATCAACGGCAAGATGGTGCGCATGAAGGACATTGTCGACCTCTTCCTCGACACCGGCATCTCCACCCGCGCCTATGCCATCGTTGAACAGGGTTCTATCGCCCGCATGGTGACCGCCAAACCTGAAGAGCGGCGTGTGATTTTCGAAGAGGCGGCAGGCGTGATGAAATATCGTTCCCGCCGTAAAGAAGCCAGTCGTCGCATGAAGGACACTCAGCAGAACCTGGATCGCGTACTCGACCTTCTGGAGGAGGTGCGCAGCCAGTGCCGCAGCCTGAAACAGCAGGCATCACGTGCCGAGCGTTTCAAAAAGCTTCAGGATGAATATACCCACCTGCAGTCGGTCAGCCTTGGGTTGCGCTACCAGAACCTGAAAGAGGGTTTCAAAGCCATTGAGCAACGACTGAAACAGGCACGCTCATCCGAAGCGGTGGCATCCCGGCAGTTGTCTGCATCTGAAAAGCTGGTGTCTGAAAGGCGCGAACAGGTTGTCAGCCATGAGGGCGAGGCGCAGGCGTTGCAGGACCAGCTGCGAGAAGCTGAGCGCCTTCGCGCCGATCTGCAGCAGCAGGCTGAACGCATAGCAGGTGAGCGCCGCCTGTTTACAGAGCGCAAGGCAGCCCTCAATAGCCGGATCGAAGAGGCGAACCAGTACAGAGACCGTGTTGACGAAGAGCTGGAGATGGCTGAGCAGCGTCTGGCTGATCAAGATGATTCCGAGCTGCAGTCACTGAAAGCGCTGGCCACAACGAGCGTTGAACAGGCGCAGCTGAATTTCCAGCAGCAGGGGTTGCAGCGCGATGGTTGCCTCTCCGAATATGAACGTTTGCGTCACAGTGGTGAGCAGGCCAGGCAGCAGCGCGATAAGGCAGAAGCGGCACTGGCGCGGCTAAGTGAGCGCGAAACCCGTTTTGCCAATCAGTTAACAGAGATAGAAGCTCAGATCAGAAGCAATGCGAAAGCTGTAGGGGAAGCAGAGCAGCTTCTGACAATAAGCGAGCAGGCATATCGCTCTGCTGAAGCGCAGGTTACTGCGGCTCAGGATGCGTTGGACCGCAGCCGTAGCGGTCGTGAAATGGCCTCAAAGGCGCTGGCTAATCAGGAAGCGGTAGTTCGTGAACTGAAAGGTGCAGTGCAGGAACTGCGCGGCCGAACGAAAAATCAGGATGTGCCGGACGACCTGCGCGACAGTTTAAGGGCGCGCGGTGCGGTATGGGTTGATGAGTCACTGAATGTGCCGGAGGGGCTGGAGGCGGCAGTAGCAGCTGCACTTCGAGGTCGCTCTGCCGATGCACGCATTCCGGTTAATCCGGATATCGAGAGTTGGAAAGGGATGTTCGGGCGTGTGGCAGGTGCGCCGGTGGCACTATTTGCCGGCAACGCATCCAAGGTGGTTTCGGCACAGTCGCTGGCTGATGCCATAGGCGTAAAGTCGAATCACCCGCTTTATGACCTGTTTGCACCGATCGGGTTAGTTGATGAAATTACTCAGGGGTTTGGCCGTAGTGAGTGCTGTGTCAGCCGTGATGGCTGGCGCTTTGAGCCCGGAGGCTGGCTGGTGCCACCGGCAGGTAACAGGACAGCACACCGCCTGGCAACACAGCGCAAGCTTCGCGATGCGGAAAGCGAACTGGCTGAAGCTGAGGCGGTTATGCTTGCTGTGTCGGAGACGTTCTCCGAAGCAGAAAGCAGGCTGGAACAGCAGCAGAAGAGTTGGCAGCAGGCCCATATCGAGGTAACCCGCACTGAGGGTGAGTGGCACAAAGGGCAGGCGGAGTTGGCACGTTCAAAATCGGAGCTGATCTCCCTGAATGAGCGCCAGCAGCGTCTGCAGTCAGATATCAAAGAGGCGACCGGTGAGAGCAATCACTGGCAGCAGCAGCTGGATCAGGCTGGTGGTGTAGATCAGGCAGCACTTGATTTGGCACGACACAAGCTGGATGAGCAGAATGATGCTGTTGCCCGTTCCGAACACTCTCTGAATCAGGCGCGTACGGGGCTGGCTCAGGCAGAGCAGTCGCTGGCTCTGTTCGCACAGGCTCAGGGTAACTTGCAGCGTGAATGTGAGCGGCTCAGGCAGGAGCGCTCGCGCCTTAGCAGTCAGATGGAAACCGACACGGTGCGCCTGCGGCAGGCTGATGCCGAGCTGGCGAAAGTTCGAGCCCATAGTGATCTGGATCAGCAGCTGGCTGCAGCGGCCGGACAGGTGGAGAAGATGCATCAGGCGATGAATGAGATTCGCCAGAAGGGGCATGAGCTTCAGCAGTCACAGCATGAAGCAGAACGGAGCGAAAGGCAGGCGCGCCAGCAGTTGCAACTGGCTGCTGAGCAGCGTCAGTCCATTGAGCTTTCTGAGGCACAGGATGCAACACGCCTGCAGGATATCGAAGAGGAGATCGCAAGCCGTTGCCAGTTCTCGGCGGCCGAGCTGCTTAAGCGCATTGAAGCCATGGATGACCTTGGTGATACTGATCTCATTTTAGCGCGCAGCCATGAGCTGGGCGATCGGCTGGAGCGTTTCGGGCCAGTCAACCTGCTGGCTATTGATGAGTTTGAACAGGCAAGCGAGCGTGAACTGTTTCTCTCTGACCAGGCTGCTGACCTGGAGGCAAGCCTGATGACATTGAACGACACCATCACTCGTATCGATCGAACCACCCGCCAGCGTTTCCTTGAAGTATTTGAACAGACCAACGCTTATTTTAAGCAGACATTCCCTCAGCTTTTTGGCGGAGGTCGTGCTGAGCTGCGCCTTGATTCCGACGATGTGCTGACTGCCGGTGTTGAGGTGATTGCCCAGCCACCGGGCAAACGACTGCAGGATGTTACGCTGCTCTCCGGTGGTGAGAAGGCACTGACTGCAGTGGCACTGGTGTTCTCGATCTTTAAGATTAAACCTGCGCCGTTCTGTGTGCTTGATGAGGTGGATGCCCCGCTTGACGATGCCAATGTGGGACGCTTTGGCGAAATGGTACGCGAACTTTCGGATCGGGTGCAGTTCCTCTCTATTTCACATAACAAGATTACCATGCAGCAGGCTGATCGCCTGATTGGTGTATCGATGCCCGAACCCGGCGTCTCAAAGATCGTCGCCGTTGATATGGCTTCCGTTTCTCCCTAG
- a CDS encoding HDOD domain-containing protein: MPLLGDLFSRLLSAITRKEDTLSSAKQATPDDSSTDNEYSDASIRGILREARSAVTPPANVYDLISPPSLHVNTVKRLRSKIHDIPPMPEIWHQIQQILEDPEASAAELGACIAKDPVLSAKVLMVCNSSAYRTSDSSEVTNMPLAIARLGLDATSNIIFQTLAPKLERGEENQFQVRHVWMHSQVISSLTRILVAPCHRLSLNDASLIGMLHDIGKLAILYIESDKKLAVLKCAIETEGDTLWAEHKTLGYTHIDAGITLALHWRLPKQVRHYISYHHHASSLPASSIPRELRHGMVAVNLAHIVLQHFLADTEEKISRRIWGSKSCIFAAINDSFIASELLLPLNSEATYRLMEREMGRIRHVMPELFSS, encoded by the coding sequence ATGCCACTGCTTGGCGATTTATTTTCGCGACTCTTGTCAGCTATCACCAGAAAAGAGGATACGCTTTCCTCCGCTAAACAAGCCACTCCGGACGACAGCAGCACCGACAATGAATATTCAGACGCCTCTATCCGTGGCATTCTCAGGGAAGCTCGCTCCGCCGTCACCCCACCAGCAAATGTTTATGACCTGATCTCACCACCAAGCCTGCATGTTAACACCGTGAAACGTCTGCGCTCAAAGATTCACGACATCCCCCCCATGCCGGAGATCTGGCACCAGATACAGCAAATCCTGGAAGATCCAGAGGCCTCGGCGGCTGAGCTGGGGGCATGCATAGCCAAGGACCCAGTGCTTTCTGCCAAGGTTCTCATGGTATGCAACTCCTCAGCCTACAGAACCTCAGACAGCTCAGAGGTCACCAATATGCCTCTGGCGATTGCGCGACTGGGGCTCGATGCGACAAGCAACATCATCTTCCAGACGCTTGCCCCGAAGCTTGAAAGAGGTGAGGAGAATCAATTTCAGGTCCGCCATGTATGGATGCACAGTCAGGTCATCTCATCACTCACCCGTATTCTGGTCGCACCATGCCATCGCCTCTCCCTCAATGACGCCAGCCTGATCGGAATGCTCCACGATATCGGCAAGCTTGCCATTCTCTATATTGAGAGCGACAAAAAACTGGCGGTCCTGAAATGTGCAATCGAAACAGAGGGGGACACACTCTGGGCAGAGCATAAAACACTTGGCTACACCCATATCGATGCAGGTATTACGCTTGCCCTGCACTGGAGGCTACCGAAGCAGGTGCGACACTATATTTCATACCATCACCACGCCTCCAGCCTGCCAGCCTCCTCAATCCCCAGAGAGCTGCGCCATGGCATGGTCGCGGTCAACCTGGCACACATCGTACTCCAGCATTTCTTGGCAGATACAGAGGAGAAGATAAGCAGGCGCATCTGGGGATCTAAGAGCTGCATATTTGCAGCCATCAACGACAGTTTTATCGCATCTGAGCTTCTATTACCGCTCAATTCCGAAGCGACATATCGCCTCATGGAGAGAGAGATGGGGCGTATCAGGCATGTTATGCCTGAACTCTTCTCCTCCTGA